In Gemmata obscuriglobus, a single genomic region encodes these proteins:
- a CDS encoding transposase: MPSSHTPAPRCQWFSILAGALDRRSGRRLALLFLGVLLARGRQARSCWIRAAGLSSQYRRCYPTAAAVGRRAEAIATRLLVEVLRPLVTGPRVVLALDDTPTARYGSQVQGAGVHHNPTPGPAGSGFVYGHVWVVLGLLVAHPLGGVVALPLLARLYIRKANLGAVRAADRPPFATKRTMAVGLVRWAHGWLALWGKAVWVVADGAYAQGPVLKPLRKLGVTVVSRLRRDAALCSVPPARVPGRPGRPRVYGTERVSLAERAAHPGGWSTGMFTVYGKSVEKRYKTFVATWRPAGGAIRVVLVDEPHGWVAFFGTDTTATVADILERVADRFTLETCFRDLKQVAGAGQQQVRGVPSNVGCFHLCAWAHTLTEVWAWNQNAEALVGHRSASPWDDPNRRPSHADKRRAWQHELLAQEIQAVVGEHHDHAKIRDLAHRCLDLAA, encoded by the coding sequence ATGCCATCTTCGCACACTCCGGCCCCGCGGTGCCAGTGGTTTTCGATTCTGGCCGGTGCCTTGGATCGGCGCTCGGGCCGGCGGTTGGCGCTGTTGTTCCTGGGGGTGCTGTTGGCCCGCGGGCGACAGGCCCGGAGTTGCTGGATCCGAGCCGCCGGGTTGTCGTCCCAGTACCGCCGCTGCTACCCCACCGCGGCCGCCGTCGGGCGCCGGGCCGAGGCCATCGCCACCCGGTTGTTGGTCGAGGTGCTCCGGCCGTTGGTGACCGGGCCGCGGGTCGTGCTCGCGTTGGATGACACCCCGACGGCGCGGTACGGTTCCCAGGTGCAAGGGGCCGGGGTGCACCACAACCCGACCCCCGGGCCGGCCGGGAGCGGGTTCGTGTACGGGCACGTGTGGGTGGTCCTCGGGCTGCTGGTGGCGCACCCGCTGGGTGGGGTCGTGGCGTTACCCCTGTTGGCCCGGCTGTACATCCGGAAGGCGAACCTGGGGGCGGTCCGGGCGGCGGACCGGCCCCCGTTCGCAACCAAGCGGACCATGGCCGTGGGCTTGGTGCGGTGGGCGCACGGGTGGCTGGCGTTGTGGGGGAAGGCGGTGTGGGTGGTGGCCGACGGGGCGTACGCCCAGGGGCCGGTGCTGAAGCCCCTGCGGAAGCTCGGGGTGACGGTGGTGAGCCGACTGCGCCGGGATGCGGCCCTGTGCTCGGTGCCACCGGCGCGAGTGCCCGGGCGGCCCGGGCGGCCGCGGGTGTACGGGACCGAGCGGGTGTCGCTGGCCGAGCGGGCCGCCCACCCCGGCGGGTGGAGCACCGGCATGTTCACCGTGTACGGGAAGTCGGTCGAGAAGCGGTACAAGACGTTCGTGGCCACGTGGCGCCCGGCCGGTGGGGCGATCCGGGTGGTGTTGGTGGACGAGCCCCACGGATGGGTCGCGTTCTTCGGCACCGACACCACCGCGACCGTGGCCGACATCCTGGAGCGGGTGGCCGACCGGTTCACCCTGGAGACCTGTTTTCGGGATCTCAAACAAGTCGCCGGGGCGGGTCAGCAGCAGGTGCGCGGGGTGCCGTCGAACGTGGGGTGCTTCCACCTGTGCGCGTGGGCCCACACCCTGACCGAGGTGTGGGCCTGGAACCAGAACGCCGAGGCCCTGGTGGGGCACCGATCCGCATCCCCGTGGGACGACCCGAACCGGCGCCCGAGCCACGCGGACAAGCGCCGGGCCTGGCAACACGAGCTGTTGGCCCAGGAGATTCAGGCCGTTGTGGGCGAGCACCACGACCACGCGAAAATCCGCGACCTCGCCCACCGGTGCTTGGATCTGGCCGCGTGA
- a CDS encoding transposase, giving the protein MLLFLPSYSPNLNVIERLWRFTKKKGLRGKHYADFATFRAAIDECLDRIPTDHSEALASLTTRKFQTFDRDSFLTA; this is encoded by the coding sequence GTGTTGCTGTTCCTGCCCTCGTACTCGCCCAACCTGAACGTGATCGAGCGGCTGTGGCGGTTCACCAAGAAGAAGGGGCTGCGGGGCAAGCACTACGCCGACTTCGCGACCTTCCGGGCGGCCATCGACGAGTGCCTCGATCGCATCCCAACGGACCACAGCGAGGCTCTCGCCTCGCTCACGACGCGGAAGTTCCAGACGTTCGACCGTGACTCATTCCTGACCGCGTAA